A window from Megalops cyprinoides isolate fMegCyp1 chromosome 8, fMegCyp1.pri, whole genome shotgun sequence encodes these proteins:
- the cdk10 gene encoding cyclin-dependent kinase 10 isoform X1 — MEPAPPEPEPEPLRLKSLKLPGGFGVPQRDRLGTCRSVKEFEKLNRIGEGTYGIVYRARDTRSGEIVALKKVRMDKEKDGIPISSLREIALLLRLRHPNVVELREVVVGSHLESIFLVMSYCEQDLASLLENMQTPFSEAQVKCIVLQLLRGLTYLHKNFILHRDLKVSNLLMTDKGCVKIADFGLARVYGIPLKPMTPRVVTLWYRAPELLLGSTTQTTAIDMWAVGCILAELLAHKPLLPGGSEIQQVDLIVQLLGTPNESIWPGFSRLPLAGRYTLRKQPYNALKTHFSWLSEPGLRLLNLLFMYNPQRRASAEDCLESSYFKEKPLPCEPELMPTFPHHRNKRAPPPAAAESQSKRGKV; from the exons ATGGAGCCTGCTCCGCCGGAGCCCGAACCGGAGCCGCTTCGGCTCAAGTCCCTCAAGCTCCCGGGGGGGTTCGGCGTCCCGCAGCGGGACCGG CTCGGGACGTGCCGGAGCGTCAAGGAGTTCGAGAAGCTCAACCGCATCGGCGAGGGCACCTACGGCATCGTGT ACCGCGCCCGCGACACCAGGAGCGGCGAGATCGTGGCCCTGAAGAAGGTGCGGATGGACAAGGAGAAGGACG GGATCCCGATCAGCAGCCTGAGGGAGATCGCGCTGCTCCTGAGGCTCAGGCACCCCAACGTGGTGGAGCtgagggaggtggtggtggggagcCACTTGGAGAG CATATTCCTGGTCATGAGTTACTGCGAGCAGGACCTCGCCAGCCTCCTCGAGAACATGCAGACGCCGTTCTCCGAAGCGCAG gtgaAGTGTATCGTCTTGCAGTTGCTCAGGGGCTTGACCTACCTGCACAAAAACTTCATCCTTCACAG GGATCTGAAGGTCTCCAATCTGCTAATGACAGACAAGGGCTGTGTGAAAATAG CGGACTTTGGCCTGGCGCGAGTCTACGGCATCCCGCTGAAGCCCATGACCCCCCGGGTCGTGACGCTGT ggTACCGGGCCCCCGAGCTCCTACTGGGCAGCACGACCCAGACCACCGCCATCGACATGTG ggcCGTGGGGTGCATCCTGGCGGAGCTGCTGGCCCACAAGCCCCTGCTCCCGGGCGGCTCGGAGATCCAGCAGGTGGACCTGATCGTGCAGCTGCTGGGGACGCCCAACGAGAGCATCTGGCCG GGCTTCTCCCGGCTCCCCCTGGCCGGCCGCTACACCCTGCGCAAGCAGCCCTACAACGCCCTGAAGACCCACTTCTCCTGGCTGTCGGAGCCCGGCCTGCGGCTGCTCAACCTGCTCTTCATGTACAACCCGCAGCGGAG ggcCAGTGCGGAGGACTGTCTGGAGAGCTCCTACTTCAAGGAGAAGCCATTGC CCTGCGAGCCGGAGCTGATGCCCACCTTCCCCCACCACCGCAACAAGagggccccgcccccggccgCCGCCGAGAGCCAATCGAAACGCGGGAAAGTGtga
- the cdk10 gene encoding cyclin-dependent kinase 10 isoform X2 — MEPAPPEPEPEPLRLKSLKLPGGFGVPQRDRLGTCRSVKEFEKLNRIGEGTYGIVYRARDTRSGEIVALKKVRMDKEKDGIPISSLREIALLLRLRHPNVVELREVVVGSHLESIFLVMSYCEQDLASLLENMQTPFSEAQVKCIVLQLLRGLTYLHKNFILHRDLKVSNLLMTDKGCVKIADFGLARVYGIPLKPMTPRVVTLWYRAPELLLGSTTQTTAIDMWAVGCILAELLAHKPLLPGGSEIQQVDLIVQLLGTPNESIWPGFSRLPLAGRYTLRKQPYNALKTHFSWLSEPGLRLLNLLFMYNPQRRWGLPPSLYPSNYISHNS; from the exons ATGGAGCCTGCTCCGCCGGAGCCCGAACCGGAGCCGCTTCGGCTCAAGTCCCTCAAGCTCCCGGGGGGGTTCGGCGTCCCGCAGCGGGACCGG CTCGGGACGTGCCGGAGCGTCAAGGAGTTCGAGAAGCTCAACCGCATCGGCGAGGGCACCTACGGCATCGTGT ACCGCGCCCGCGACACCAGGAGCGGCGAGATCGTGGCCCTGAAGAAGGTGCGGATGGACAAGGAGAAGGACG GGATCCCGATCAGCAGCCTGAGGGAGATCGCGCTGCTCCTGAGGCTCAGGCACCCCAACGTGGTGGAGCtgagggaggtggtggtggggagcCACTTGGAGAG CATATTCCTGGTCATGAGTTACTGCGAGCAGGACCTCGCCAGCCTCCTCGAGAACATGCAGACGCCGTTCTCCGAAGCGCAG gtgaAGTGTATCGTCTTGCAGTTGCTCAGGGGCTTGACCTACCTGCACAAAAACTTCATCCTTCACAG GGATCTGAAGGTCTCCAATCTGCTAATGACAGACAAGGGCTGTGTGAAAATAG CGGACTTTGGCCTGGCGCGAGTCTACGGCATCCCGCTGAAGCCCATGACCCCCCGGGTCGTGACGCTGT ggTACCGGGCCCCCGAGCTCCTACTGGGCAGCACGACCCAGACCACCGCCATCGACATGTG ggcCGTGGGGTGCATCCTGGCGGAGCTGCTGGCCCACAAGCCCCTGCTCCCGGGCGGCTCGGAGATCCAGCAGGTGGACCTGATCGTGCAGCTGCTGGGGACGCCCAACGAGAGCATCTGGCCG GGCTTCTCCCGGCTCCCCCTGGCCGGCCGCTACACCCTGCGCAAGCAGCCCTACAACGCCCTGAAGACCCACTTCTCCTGGCTGTCGGAGCCCGGCCTGCGGCTGCTCAACCTGCTCTTCATGTACAACCCGCAGCGGAG GTGGGggctccctccatccctctatccctctaactacatttcccacaattcctaG
- the cdk10 gene encoding cyclin-dependent kinase 10 isoform X3 — MDKEKDGIPISSLREIALLLRLRHPNVVELREVVVGSHLESIFLVMSYCEQDLASLLENMQTPFSEAQVKCIVLQLLRGLTYLHKNFILHRDLKVSNLLMTDKGCVKIADFGLARVYGIPLKPMTPRVVTLWYRAPELLLGSTTQTTAIDMWAVGCILAELLAHKPLLPGGSEIQQVDLIVQLLGTPNESIWPGFSRLPLAGRYTLRKQPYNALKTHFSWLSEPGLRLLNLLFMYNPQRRASAEDCLESSYFKEKPLPCEPELMPTFPHHRNKRAPPPAAAESQSKRGKV, encoded by the exons ATGGACAAGGAGAAGGACG GGATCCCGATCAGCAGCCTGAGGGAGATCGCGCTGCTCCTGAGGCTCAGGCACCCCAACGTGGTGGAGCtgagggaggtggtggtggggagcCACTTGGAGAG CATATTCCTGGTCATGAGTTACTGCGAGCAGGACCTCGCCAGCCTCCTCGAGAACATGCAGACGCCGTTCTCCGAAGCGCAG gtgaAGTGTATCGTCTTGCAGTTGCTCAGGGGCTTGACCTACCTGCACAAAAACTTCATCCTTCACAG GGATCTGAAGGTCTCCAATCTGCTAATGACAGACAAGGGCTGTGTGAAAATAG CGGACTTTGGCCTGGCGCGAGTCTACGGCATCCCGCTGAAGCCCATGACCCCCCGGGTCGTGACGCTGT ggTACCGGGCCCCCGAGCTCCTACTGGGCAGCACGACCCAGACCACCGCCATCGACATGTG ggcCGTGGGGTGCATCCTGGCGGAGCTGCTGGCCCACAAGCCCCTGCTCCCGGGCGGCTCGGAGATCCAGCAGGTGGACCTGATCGTGCAGCTGCTGGGGACGCCCAACGAGAGCATCTGGCCG GGCTTCTCCCGGCTCCCCCTGGCCGGCCGCTACACCCTGCGCAAGCAGCCCTACAACGCCCTGAAGACCCACTTCTCCTGGCTGTCGGAGCCCGGCCTGCGGCTGCTCAACCTGCTCTTCATGTACAACCCGCAGCGGAG ggcCAGTGCGGAGGACTGTCTGGAGAGCTCCTACTTCAAGGAGAAGCCATTGC CCTGCGAGCCGGAGCTGATGCCCACCTTCCCCCACCACCGCAACAAGagggccccgcccccggccgCCGCCGAGAGCCAATCGAAACGCGGGAAAGTGtga